In Francisella salimarina, the genomic window AAGCTACTATTAGTGAAATCATTTTGATGTTGGGTTTTTACAATTATTTTGCAATATTTTAGCATTTTAAATAAATATAAAATACCTTTTGTAATTTATAAATTAAGTGTGATAAAATTTTACGGCTTATATATTATAAGCAGAATGTTTAATTAATAAATCATGTATCTTTTAACCAAAAGTTATGTCAAAGGGTGTCGGTTTCGATATTTGGCGTGACTAAGATACTAGATATAACCCAAATAAGGAAAATCAAAATGTCTTTAATGAAAGAAATGTTATCTGCTGGTGTTCACTTTGGACACAAAAAAGCTTTCTGGAACCCTCAAATGAAAGAATACATCTTCGGTATTAACCATGGTGTACATATTATTAACCTTGAGAAAACAGTTCCTCTTTTCCAAGATGCAGTTAACTTTGTTGGTAAAACTGTAGCTAATGGCGGTAAGGTTCTTTTTGTTGGTACAAAAAGACAAGCACAAGATATCATAGAAGCAGAAGCTAAAAGATGTGGTATGCCATTTGTGAGTCATAGATGGCTAGGTGGTATGTTGACTAACTATAAGACTGTTAGACAATCTATCAAAAGACTTGCTCAGTTAGAAAAGATGAAAGAAGATGGTACTTTAGATTCATTAACTAAGAAAGAAATGCTTCAAAATATCAGAACTATCGAGAAGCTAGAAAAAGTTCTTGGTGGGATCAAAGAGATGGGTGGCTTACCTGATGCTATCGTTGTTATTGATAGTAACAAAGAGCACATCGCTATTCAAGAAGCTCAAAAATTAGGTATCAAAGTTGTATCTATCGTAGATACTAACTCAAACCCTGAAGGTATTGATTACATCATCCCTGGTAATGATGATGCTGTTAAATCAATATCTTTCTATATGGCAAAATTTGCAGATGCTGTTATCGATGCACAAGGTTTAGATAGAGCAGTAGAAGCAAAAGCTGAAGAAACTACAGAAGCATAAGAAACAAACAAGGATAAAACAATGTCAAATATTTCTGCTAAATTAGTGAAAGAACTTAGAGAAAGAACTGGTGCTGGTATGATGGAGTGTAAAAAAGCTCTAGTTGCTGCTGCTGGTGATATTGAAAAAGCTGCTGAAGAAATGAGAATTTCTGGACAGGCGAAAGCTGATAAGAAGGCTTCTCGTGTGGCGGCTGAAGGTGTTATCGAAGTTTATGCTGCTGATGGTAGAGCTGTTCTACTTGAAATCAACTCAGAGACAGATTTTGTTGCTAGAGATGATACTTTCAAAGCATTTGCTCAAAACGCTGTGAAAGCTGCTCATGCTGCAAAAGCTACAACTATCGAAGAGGTTTTAGCTGCTAAAACTGAGTCTGGTGAAACAGTTGAAGAAGCTCGTAAATCTTTAATTGCTAAGATTGGTGAGAATATTCAGGTTCGTAGAGTTAAAACTATCGAAGCTGGTAATTTAGGTGCTTATATTCATGGTGGTAGAATCGGTGTTGTTGCTGCTTTAGAGGGTGGTGACGATGAGCTTGCTAAAGATATCGCTATGCATGTTGCAGCTGCTAATCCTCAGTATGTTAATCCAAGTGATGTTCCAGCGGATGTTGTAGAAAAAGAGCAAGCTATTCAAGTAGAGATTGCTATGCAGTCTGGTAAACCTAAAGAAATCGCTGAAAAGATGGTTGTGGGTCGTATGAAGAAGTTCACTGGTGAAGTTAGCTTAACTGGTCAAGATTTCGTGAAAGATCCTAGCATCAAAGTTGAAAAGCTTGTTAAAGACAAGGGAGCTAAAGTAGTTAGCTTTATTCGTCTAGATGTTGGTGAAGGTATCGAGAAGAAAGAAGAAGACTTCGCGGCAGAGGTGATGAGCCAAATCAAAGGTTAATATATGTCTAATGATTCGTTAGAATGTTCTCAAAATGCTCCAAAGCTTAAGAGGGTCCTTCTTAAGTTAAGTGGAGAATCTTTATCGGCAGATCAAAGTTTTGGTATAAATGTTGAATCTGCTGCCCCTATCATAAATCAAATCAAAACTCTTGTTAACGCGGGTATTGAGCTAGCAATAGTTGTTGGTGGTGGTAATATCTTGCGTGGTGGCAGAGCTAACTTTGGTAATAAAATCAGAAGAGCTACCGCTGATTCTATGGGTATGATTGCTACCATGATCAACGCTTTAGCTTTGCGTGATATGCTTATTAGCGAAGGTGTCGATGCCGAAGCTTTTTCAGCAAAAGGTGTAGATGGTTTGTTAAAGGTGGCTAGTGCACATGAATTCAATCAGGAGCTTGCGAAGGGTAAGGTTTTGATATTTGCTGGTGGTACTGGTAACCCATTTGTGACTACAGATACTACGGCTAGTTTGAGAGCAGTCGAGGTTGGTGCAGATGCTTTGTTGAAAGCCACAACTGTTGATGGTGTGTATGATAAGGATCCTAATAAGCATTCAGATGCTAAGCGCTTTGAAAAAGTAACTTTCTCAGAGGTCGTTAGTAAAGAGTTGAATGTTATGGATTTGGGTGCATTTACTCAATGCAGGGATTTTGGTATTCCAATATATGTTTTTGATTTGACTCAGCCAAATGCTTTGATTGATGCTGTTGCTGATTCAAAACATGGTACGTGGGTTACTTTAGACTAATTGATTTTTAAAAAGGATTGTTTTTATGATAAACGAAATTCTAAAAGATGCTGAAAGCAGAATGACTAAGTCTTTAGAGGTTTTAGCCGATGATTTGGCTAAAATCAGAACGGGTCGTGCTCATCCTGATATTTTGGCTCATGTAACTATAGACTATTATGGCTCTGCCACACCGATTACTCAGGTGGCAAATGTTACAGTGCTTGACGCAAGAACGTTGGGTATTACTCCATGGGAGAAAGGTCTTTCTGGGCAAATTGAGAAGGCTATTATGACTTCTGATCTTGGTCTTAACCCAACTAACCTTGGTGATAGTTTGAGAGTTCCGATGCCTGCTCTTAATGAAGAGCGTAGAAAAGAAATGGTTAAGCTTGTTAAGTCTGAAACAGAAAGTGGTAGAGTTTCTATTAGAAATATTCGTCGTGATGCTAATAGTGACATTAAAGAGCTTCTTAAAGAAAAAGAAATAACTGAAGATGAAGCTAAGAGAGCAGAAGATAATATTCAAAAAATTACAGATAAAATGATTGCTCAAGCTGATGCGTTAGCGGTTAAAAAAGAGCAAGATTTAATGGCTGTCTAATTATTAGATTTCTTAATAAAACTTGTATTTCACTCTATTCTTTCTTATTATTTACGTAGTTTAAATATTTATATAAGTATTTGTCATGACCTTGGCTAAGGAAAATGCTCTTAAGCATGTTGCTATAATTATGGATGGTAATGGGCGTTGGGCTAAAAGTAAGCTAAAGCCAAGAATATTTGGTCATAGAAATTCTATATCTAGTGTAGATGCTTCTATAGAGTATTGTGCTGAGCGTAATATTCAGATGCTGACTCTCTTTGCTTTTGGTCGAGATAATTGGCTTAGGCCTGCTAAAGAAGTTTCTGATTTGATGGATCTTTTCTATAAGACTCTCAAGGATAAGACTCCAAAACTACATAAAAATAATATTGTTCTTAAAGTTATTGGTGATCGATCTAGGTTGCCAGACAAGCTTGTGCGTATGATAGAGTATGGTGAGTCTGTTACAAAAGACAATACTGGGTTGCAGCTTAGGTTGGCAGTTGATTATGCTGGAAGATGGGATATTGTTACTGCTATGAAATCTATCTTTGAAGATGTAAGTAATGGTAAGATGCGTTTGAGTGATGTGACAGAAGAAAATTTTGCTAGTTATACGATCGCTGGCGAGATGCCGGTTGATTTGCTTATTCGTACTAGTGGCGAGGTTAGGTTGAGTGATTTTATGTTGTGGCAGCTGTCGTATGCTGAAATGTATTTTACTGATGTTATGTGGCCTGAGTTTACTAAGTTTGAATTTCAGAAGGCAGAAGAATATTTTAACTCACGCCAGAGAAGATTTGGTAAGAGTGGTGAACAACTTGATAAGAGGGATGTATGAAAGAAAGGATAATAACAGGAGTATTGTTAGTAATTTTTGTTTTTGCGGGGCTTGTGTATGCAAGTGACTATCTTTTTGGTGTTGGTGTCTTTTTGGTTGCAATGCTTTCGGCATATGAGTGGCTAAAGTTCACAAAGATTAGTCAGCAAGAGACGGTTAATTATCTTGTGATATTTATGATAATCTTGTTTGTTGTTTCTGAGTTTTTTGTTTATATTCAGTATGTTTTTCCAATATTTTGGCTGTATGCGATTTATAGGCTTAGTGGTTATGAGCGCCAGAAGTTTGATGCATTGTCTACCAATGAAATGTTGATACTTGGTGTTTTTGCGATTTCGCCATTTGCTGCTTCATTATATGTGTTGCACACCAATTCAATTGCTTGGATATTTATGTTTATTTTGGTTGTGGCTGGGGCTGATAGTGGAGCTTATTTTACAGGTAAAGCAATGGGTAAGCGTAAAATGCTTCCTCGCTTGAGCCCAAATAAAACTATTGAAGGCCTTTTGGGTGGTATGGCTTGTGCGGTAGTTATTGCGGTTATATTTCTTTTATTTATGGATTTGAGCATTTTTGAATATGTATCTATGGTTGTTATTTCGGCTGTAGTTGCTGCTTTGTCAGTGGTTGGAGATGTTTTTGAAAGTATGATGAAACGAATTGCTGGTGTAAAGGATAGTGGTAATATTTTGCCTGGTCATGGTGGTGTGCTTGATAGGTTGGATGGCTATATGCCTGCTCTGCCTATTTTTGTTACATTGGGTTACCTGGCAGGTGTATTTGTTGTGTAGGAGAGCTGTTTTGAATATAGAGCTAAAAATTTTAAATAAAGATATTGTCAAAGAGGTGCCTGAATATGGCACAGAGGGTTCGGCCGCAGTTGATCTTAGAGCTTGCATATCTCAAAAAGAGTTTTTGAATCCTGGCGAGTGTAAACTTGTTGGTACTGGTATTGCAATTAATATCGCAAATTCAGGCTATGCAGCTATGATCTTACCTAGGTCAGGTTTGGGGCACAAGAAAGGTTTGGTATTGGGTAACGGTACAGGCCTTATTGATTCTGATTATCAAGGTGAATTGATGGTTTCTTGTTTTAACCGTTCTCAAGAAGTTATAGAGATAGAGCCTCTGATGAGATTTGCTCAGCTTGTTATTGTTCCCGTGGTTCAAGCAAAGTTTGATGTTGTAGAAGACTTTTCCCAACAGACAGTCAGGGCGGCTGGTGGGTTTGGTCACACTGGAGTTTGATTTATGTTTTTTAATATTCCAAATATTCTAACTTTTGGACGTTTGTTTCTAATACCTTTTATTGTAATTTGTTATTATTTTGACTTTCCTCATCATCATGGTATTACAGCTACTTTATTTTTGCTTGGGGCAGCTACTGACTGGTTGGATGGCTATTTAGCGCGTAAGTGGGAGCAAACAAGTAAATTAGGTGCTTTTTTGGATCCTGTTGCTGATAAGTTGATAGTGGCTACTGCATTATGTCTTTTTATTGAAATGTATCCTTATTGGTGGGCAACAATTCCAGCAATTATTATGATATGTCGAGAGATTTTGGTATCAGCACTGCGTGAGTGGATGGCTGAGCTTGGTCAGCGTAGTGTCGTTAAGGTAGGTGTTTGGGGTAAGATCAAAACAACAGCCCAGATGGCGGCTTTATTTATATTTTTGATTAAGCCTGCGATAGATTTTAGGCACTCTTTGGATTATGCTAGCTTTAATACTTGGTTTATCTTATTAGGTTTTTTAATGCTTTATGTTGCGGTAATTCTTACGGTTTACTCTATGTGTAACTATCTTTATGTTGCGTTTAAGTCTGTTTTTGGCAACTCTGATAAATAATACTTTTTCTTTTCTTTCTTTTGCTTTTTTGTTATTATTTCTGTCTAATGCTATTTTTGCAGGGATCACATCCTTGTCAGGCATTTGAAATCAATTTAAAACAAAACTGATAAAAAACGGAGAATAATAACTAATGGCAACTATTAATCAGTTGGTGAACAACCCTCGCAAGAGATCGGTTGTTAAGTCTAAGGTTCCTGCGTTAAAGGCGTGTCCACAAAGAAGAGGTGTGTGTACTAGGGTGTATACTACAACTCCTAAGAAGCCTAACTCAGCACTTAGAAAAGTAGCTCGTGTAAGATTAACGAGCGGATTTGAGGTAACAAGCTACATTGGTGGTGAAGGTCATAACCTACAAGAGCATAGTGTTGTGCTTATCAGAGGTGGTAGGGTTAAGGATTTACCAGGTGTGCGTTACCACATTGTTAGGGGTGCTTTAGATACTTCAGGTGTTAATAATCGTAAGCACGGTCGTTCAAAGTATGGTACTAAGCGTCCTAAGTCTTAATTTGTGTTTAAAGTTTAACATTTGAAGAAGGTGTAAAAATGTCTAGAAGAAATAGAGCTCCTAAAAGAGATATTCTACCTGATCCTAAGTTTAAGAGTCAGGTTGTTGCTAAGTTTGTGAACCATATTATGCTAGATGGTAAGAAGTCTGTAGCAGAAAAGATTGTGTATGGTGCATTTGATAAAATTAAAGCTAAAGATGCATCCGCTAACGAGGTGGAAGTGTTTGAGAATGCTTTAGAAAGTGTTAGTCCAATGGTGGAAGTTAAGTCTCGTCGCGTTGGTGGTGCTACATATCAGGTTCCTGTAGAGGTTAGACCAGAGCGTCGTCAAACTCTAGGTATGAGATGGATAATTGATGCTGCGCGTAAGAGAAAAGAAAATACTATGGGTGATAGAGTTGCTGCGGAAATTCTAGAGGCTGTAGAAGGTAGAGGTGCTGCTGTCAAGAAGAGAGAAGATACTCATAAGATGGCTGAAGCTAACAAAGCATTTGCTCACTTTAGATGGTAATAGGAGAATAGAAAATGCCTCGTAAAACAGCTTTAGAAAAATATAGAAATATTGGTATCTGCGCTCACGTTGACGCAGGTAAAACAACTACTACAGAGCGTATTCTATTCTATACTGGTCTTTCTCATAAGATTGGTGAGGTGCATGATGGTGCTGCCACTATGGATTGGATGGAGCAAGAGCAAGAAAGAGGTATTACAATTACTTCTGCTGCTACTACAACTTTTTGGTCTGGTATGGATCAGCAGTTTCCAGAGCATCGTATAAATATTATTGACACTCCGGGTCACGTTGACTTTACTATTGAGGTAGAGCGTTCACTACGTGTACTAGATGGTGCGGTAGTTGTCTTCTGTGGTTCATCTGGTGTTGAGCCTCAGTCAGAGACGGTATGGCGTCAAGCTAATAAGTATGGTGTACCAAGAATCGTATTTGTAAATAAAATGGATAGATCTGGTGCTGACTTTGAAAGAGTGTGTGGCCAGATTAGAACGCGTTTAAAAGCAAATGTTGTTCCGGTTCAGTTAAATATTGGTGCTGAAGAAGATTTCAAAGGTGTTGTTGATCTTATGAAGATGAAGGCCATCATGTGGAATGAAGAAGACATGGGTCTAACTTATGATCTTGTTGATATTCCAGCTGAGCTTCAAGATAGAGCTGAAGAACTTCGTATGGAGATGATTGAGGCTGCTGCAGAAGCTTCTGAAGAGCTTATGGAAAAATACCTTGAAGAAGGCGAGCTTTCTGAAGATGAGATTAAACAAGGTCTTCGCACTAGAGTGTTAGCTAACGAAATCGTATTGGCATTCTGTGGATCTGCGTTTAAGAACAAGGGTGTTCAAGCTGTACTTGATGGTGTTATTGAATACTTGCCAGCTCCTAACCAAGTTGCTGCTATCAAATGTGAGACAGAGGATGGTGAGCCAGCTTCTCGTCCTTCATCTGATGAAGAGCCATTTGCAGCTCTTGCGTTTAAGCTTGCTACAGACCCGTTTGTTGGTAACCTAACATTTATACGTGTTTATTCGGGTGTGCTTAAGTCTGGTGATGCTGTATATAACCCTGTAAAAGGTAAAAAAGAGCGTGTTGGTCGTATTGTACAGATGCACTCAAATAAACGTGAAGAGATTAAAGAAGTACGAGCTGGTGATATTGCTGCTTGTATTGGTCTTAAAGATGTTACTACTGGTGATACTCTTTGTGATCTTGATAAGCCAGTAATTTTAGAAAGAATGGAATTCCCTGAGCCAGTAATTTCTGTTGCTGTTGAGCCTAAGACTAAGGCTGACCAAGAGAAGATGTCTATTGCGTTAGGTAAACTAGCTGCGGAAGATCCATCTTTCAGAGTTAAGACAGATGAAGAGTCTGGTCAAACAATTATCTCTGGTATGGGTGAGCTTCATTTAGATATTATTGTTGATCGTATGAAGCGTGAATTCAAGGTTGAGGCAAATGTTGGTAACCCTCAGGTTGCTTACAGAGAAACTATCCGTGGAACTGTGGATCAAGATAGTAAGTTTGTTCGTCAGTCTGGTGGTAGAGGTCAATACGGTCATGTTGTTGTTAAGTTTGAACCATTGGCTGTTGAGACTAACGATGCTGGTGAAGAGAAAACTTTTGAGTTTGTTGACGAGATTGTTGGTGGTGTGGTACCAAAAGAGTATATTAGTTCAGTTGCTAAAGGTATCGAAGAGCAGATGCAAAATGGTGTATTAGCTGGTTATCCTATGATTGGTGTTAAGGCTACATTGTTTGATGGTTCTTACCATGATGTTGACTCATCTGAGATGGCGTTTAAGATTGCTGCTTCAATGGCTCTTAAAGAGGGTGCTAAGAAAGCAAATGCTTGTATACTTGAGCCAATCATGAAGGTTGAGGTTGTGACTCCTGAAGATTATTTAGGTGATGTTATGGGTGACC contains:
- the rpsB gene encoding 30S ribosomal protein S2, coding for MSLMKEMLSAGVHFGHKKAFWNPQMKEYIFGINHGVHIINLEKTVPLFQDAVNFVGKTVANGGKVLFVGTKRQAQDIIEAEAKRCGMPFVSHRWLGGMLTNYKTVRQSIKRLAQLEKMKEDGTLDSLTKKEMLQNIRTIEKLEKVLGGIKEMGGLPDAIVVIDSNKEHIAIQEAQKLGIKVVSIVDTNSNPEGIDYIIPGNDDAVKSISFYMAKFADAVIDAQGLDRAVEAKAEETTEA
- the tsf gene encoding translation elongation factor Ts; amino-acid sequence: MSNISAKLVKELRERTGAGMMECKKALVAAAGDIEKAAEEMRISGQAKADKKASRVAAEGVIEVYAADGRAVLLEINSETDFVARDDTFKAFAQNAVKAAHAAKATTIEEVLAAKTESGETVEEARKSLIAKIGENIQVRRVKTIEAGNLGAYIHGGRIGVVAALEGGDDELAKDIAMHVAAANPQYVNPSDVPADVVEKEQAIQVEIAMQSGKPKEIAEKMVVGRMKKFTGEVSLTGQDFVKDPSIKVEKLVKDKGAKVVSFIRLDVGEGIEKKEEDFAAEVMSQIKG
- the pyrH gene encoding UMP kinase; this translates as MSNDSLECSQNAPKLKRVLLKLSGESLSADQSFGINVESAAPIINQIKTLVNAGIELAIVVGGGNILRGGRANFGNKIRRATADSMGMIATMINALALRDMLISEGVDAEAFSAKGVDGLLKVASAHEFNQELAKGKVLIFAGGTGNPFVTTDTTASLRAVEVGADALLKATTVDGVYDKDPNKHSDAKRFEKVTFSEVVSKELNVMDLGAFTQCRDFGIPIYVFDLTQPNALIDAVADSKHGTWVTLD
- the frr gene encoding ribosome recycling factor — encoded protein: MINEILKDAESRMTKSLEVLADDLAKIRTGRAHPDILAHVTIDYYGSATPITQVANVTVLDARTLGITPWEKGLSGQIEKAIMTSDLGLNPTNLGDSLRVPMPALNEERRKEMVKLVKSETESGRVSIRNIRRDANSDIKELLKEKEITEDEAKRAEDNIQKITDKMIAQADALAVKKEQDLMAV
- the uppS gene encoding polyprenyl diphosphate synthase; its protein translation is MTLAKENALKHVAIIMDGNGRWAKSKLKPRIFGHRNSISSVDASIEYCAERNIQMLTLFAFGRDNWLRPAKEVSDLMDLFYKTLKDKTPKLHKNNIVLKVIGDRSRLPDKLVRMIEYGESVTKDNTGLQLRLAVDYAGRWDIVTAMKSIFEDVSNGKMRLSDVTEENFASYTIAGEMPVDLLIRTSGEVRLSDFMLWQLSYAEMYFTDVMWPEFTKFEFQKAEEYFNSRQRRFGKSGEQLDKRDV
- a CDS encoding phosphatidate cytidylyltransferase translates to MKERIITGVLLVIFVFAGLVYASDYLFGVGVFLVAMLSAYEWLKFTKISQQETVNYLVIFMIILFVVSEFFVYIQYVFPIFWLYAIYRLSGYERQKFDALSTNEMLILGVFAISPFAASLYVLHTNSIAWIFMFILVVAGADSGAYFTGKAMGKRKMLPRLSPNKTIEGLLGGMACAVVIAVIFLLFMDLSIFEYVSMVVISAVVAALSVVGDVFESMMKRIAGVKDSGNILPGHGGVLDRLDGYMPALPIFVTLGYLAGVFVV
- the dut gene encoding dUTP diphosphatase, encoding MNIELKILNKDIVKEVPEYGTEGSAAVDLRACISQKEFLNPGECKLVGTGIAINIANSGYAAMILPRSGLGHKKGLVLGNGTGLIDSDYQGELMVSCFNRSQEVIEIEPLMRFAQLVIVPVVQAKFDVVEDFSQQTVRAAGGFGHTGV
- the pgsA gene encoding CDP-diacylglycerol--glycerol-3-phosphate 3-phosphatidyltransferase, producing the protein MFFNIPNILTFGRLFLIPFIVICYYFDFPHHHGITATLFLLGAATDWLDGYLARKWEQTSKLGAFLDPVADKLIVATALCLFIEMYPYWWATIPAIIMICREILVSALREWMAELGQRSVVKVGVWGKIKTTAQMAALFIFLIKPAIDFRHSLDYASFNTWFILLGFLMLYVAVILTVYSMCNYLYVAFKSVFGNSDK
- the rpsL gene encoding 30S ribosomal protein S12; its protein translation is MATINQLVNNPRKRSVVKSKVPALKACPQRRGVCTRVYTTTPKKPNSALRKVARVRLTSGFEVTSYIGGEGHNLQEHSVVLIRGGRVKDLPGVRYHIVRGALDTSGVNNRKHGRSKYGTKRPKS
- the rpsG gene encoding 30S ribosomal protein S7 — translated: MSRRNRAPKRDILPDPKFKSQVVAKFVNHIMLDGKKSVAEKIVYGAFDKIKAKDASANEVEVFENALESVSPMVEVKSRRVGGATYQVPVEVRPERRQTLGMRWIIDAARKRKENTMGDRVAAEILEAVEGRGAAVKKREDTHKMAEANKAFAHFRW
- the fusA gene encoding elongation factor G codes for the protein MPRKTALEKYRNIGICAHVDAGKTTTTERILFYTGLSHKIGEVHDGAATMDWMEQEQERGITITSAATTTFWSGMDQQFPEHRINIIDTPGHVDFTIEVERSLRVLDGAVVVFCGSSGVEPQSETVWRQANKYGVPRIVFVNKMDRSGADFERVCGQIRTRLKANVVPVQLNIGAEEDFKGVVDLMKMKAIMWNEEDMGLTYDLVDIPAELQDRAEELRMEMIEAAAEASEELMEKYLEEGELSEDEIKQGLRTRVLANEIVLAFCGSAFKNKGVQAVLDGVIEYLPAPNQVAAIKCETEDGEPASRPSSDEEPFAALAFKLATDPFVGNLTFIRVYSGVLKSGDAVYNPVKGKKERVGRIVQMHSNKREEIKEVRAGDIAACIGLKDVTTGDTLCDLDKPVILERMEFPEPVISVAVEPKTKADQEKMSIALGKLAAEDPSFRVKTDEESGQTIISGMGELHLDIIVDRMKREFKVEANVGNPQVAYRETIRGTVDQDSKFVRQSGGRGQYGHVVVKFEPLAVETNDAGEEKTFEFVDEIVGGVVPKEYISSVAKGIEEQMQNGVLAGYPMIGVKATLFDGSYHDVDSSEMAFKIAASMALKEGAKKANACILEPIMKVEVVTPEDYLGDVMGDLNRRRGIIEGMDENPSGRVINALVPLSEMFGYATNVRSMSQGRASFSMEFKKYSEVPNNIADEIIKSRNS